Within the Fimbriimonadia bacterium genome, the region CCACTATCTCGTCGCATTGCCACGAAGCGCACGTCGAAGCCCGATAGCATGGAATGCACGTTTCGGTTGATAGCGCCGTAACCTAACAGCCCAATCGTGCGACCACGCAACGGGATGCTCGCGGCCTCGGTGTCGCCCGTGCGCCATCGGCCTCGTGCCATCCACTCATGGTGTGGGATCACGCGGTTGGTTAGTGCTAACAGCAGCGCCACGGCGTGCTGGGCGGCAAAGTAGGAGTTTCCGTGGCCGTTCACGAGAGCGACGGGCCGCTCGAGCGCTCGAAACATCTCGATGAGATGCTGCACGCCCGCACCGGGATTGACGAATAGCCTAAGCCGATTCGCAGCACGCAGCAATTCGGGGGTGGGACGCCATCCAACCATAACGTCGGCGTCGGGTGCCAGTCGCCGGAGTTCCTCCGCCTCCGCCATCTCGGGGAACAACAGGCGAACCGGGTACCCGCGGAGGCCAGCCGATAAGTACTCGCGCAGCCGCTGGGGCACGTCCCAAAGGAATAGGACGGTGGTGACGTCGCCACCGCCCGCACTAACATCCGCCAATGCGCCTATGCTCAGTCCACTATGCCCAGGATGTCGTCCTGCCGCAGTATCATGTATTCCTCGCCGCGCACCTTGATCTCGGTGCCGCTATACTTGGCATATAGCACACGATCGTCCGGTTTCACTTCCATGGGCGCCAGCGAGCCATTTTCCAATCGCTTGCCTGGTCCCACGGCCATTACCTTACCGTGCAGCGGACGTTCCCTGGCGGTTTCCGGCAACAGAATGCCGCCCTTCGTCCGCTCCTCCTTGTCGGGCAGTACGATAACGCGGTCATGCAAAGGCTTTAGCATGGTTTCCGTCACCCTCCGATGCGTTCGAGATGGTTGGCACTCGGTCCCCCCGAGTGCCAACATTATACCTCCTGGCAGGTTCCACGGCTGCATGCTTATGGGCTGCGCGAGCCTGCTCATGCTTTACCCCAGAGGCCTTGCGCAAGCAACGCGAGAGCGCGAGCAGGCTCGGGCAGCCCTCGCGGCCGCCGAGGTAACCGCAGAGCAGACGACCCGGGCTACGTGTGATAGAATGAGGGCAACAGGCGGGCTGTACAGCCTACTTTCTGCCCCATCAGGGCCGCACCCTGAATAGGTCGCGGCCCTTGCCTTTGCAGGAGGAGAGTTGCGTGCGTAGCAGTCTACGACTCGATCAGCACCAGGTTGCCGTCGGAGCGGCGGTAGATGAGGCTTGCCGAGGACGTTGTCGCATCTCGGAAGAAGAGGAAATCCTGACCCAGAAGGTCGAGTTGGAACGCGGCCTCCTCCGGCGTCATCGGCTTCTGATTTAGCGAGCGGCGCTCGGCGATGCGTGGGATCGGGTCTTCCTCCATCGCCTGCTCAGGGGAAGAAGCGAACTCAGCGAATCCCTCCGGCATCTGCTTGTTGCCCTTTGAGCGGTGATAGCGGATGATGCGCCCTCGGAAGCGCTTTAGCTGTGTCTCCAACTTTTCCACGGCGCGATCAATCGCAGCGTGCAGGTCCGTGTCTGTGTCGCCCCCCCGCACGAAGTATCCGTCTGCATCCACGGTGAACTCGACCGAGTGCTGCCCCCGCAGCTCGTCGTACACGAACTCGACAGCGCCCACTTTGTGAAAGAACTTCTCGATTTTTCTCAGCTTTCGTCCTGCATATTCCCTTGCATGATTGGGAACGGGTTTACCAACGGACCGAAGCAACATCTCCATCGTTCATTCCTCCCTGTTTGCACGGATCGTGGCGACAGCGTACGCCGCAATGCCCAGTCCAGCACCCAACGCACCCAGCCCTTCGTTGGTGGTGGCCTTCACATTCACGGCCGAGGGGTCCACCCGCAGCGTTTCTGCTAGCCTCTCGCACATCTCGCCAATCCAGTTTGCCAAGCGAGGGGCCTCCGCCACTACCGTGCAGTCAATATTCTCGGTAACCCAGCCTTCGCCTGTTAGCCGTTCTCGCACGTCGGCTAGCAGGGACTGCGAGTCGACGCCCCGGAACCGCTCGTCGGTGTTCGGGTATAGCCGTCCGATGTCCGGCATCCCCGCTGCGCCCAAGAGTGCGTCGCAGACGGCGTGGGTCAGGACGTCGGCATCGCTGTGACCATCCAGGCCCATCTCGAACGGGAGGTGCACGCCACCCAGGACCAGTGGCTTGCCTTCCACCAGCCGATGCACGTCGTAGCCGAAACCCATTCTCACCCGTGCCGTCGTCCCCTCCATGCAGGCCCTCAGGGCCGCAAGGTCTGCCGGAACAGTGAGTTTTAGGTTTTCCGGGTCCCCTTCGACCACCGCCACGCTTCCACCCACCGATTCGATTGCCGAAGCCTCGTCCGTGAACACCCCATTCGCCCCCTCCAGTGCGGAGCGAAGCAAGGCCACGCGTGCAACTTGCGGCGTTTGCACCCGAACCAGCGAACTCCGGTCGGGTGTGTCCACCACCCGTCCATTATGCACCCGTTTCACGGTGTCCGACAACGGTACGGCGGGGACTACGGCGTCCGCATCGCATGGTGCCAGCAGGCGGTCCAAAAGCTCCCGCCTAAGGTTCGGTCGGGCGGCATCGTGAACGGCCACCCACTCGACCGAAGCAGGCAGTGCGCGCAGTCCGTTCAAGCATGAGCTCTGGCGGTCGGCTCCGCCCGCGACCACTTGCGATCTCAGCGGAATGGAGGCGGCGATAGTCGAGAACCGCTCAACTAGTTTTCCAGGCGCGACGATGACCATGTTTTCAATCGCGGGATGTTCGGCCAGCGCAAGCGCACCATGAAGCCAAAGCGGGCGCCCTCGAATGGTGGTCCACAGTTTGTCGCCCGTTCCGCTAAATCGAACGCCGCTGCCGCCTGCCAGAAGAACCGCGTACATCGTAGCCGTCTCCGTTCTGTTCGCGGTCGGGCGCCGCAAAGATCATCTTGCCGGCGACCGTCTGGATGACCGAGGTGACGCACACCGGCACGGTGTGCCCGAGTAGGTCGGCCCCGCCTTCTACCACCACCATCGTGCCGTCGTCCAGGTAGCCGACGCCCTGGCCGAGTTCCTTTCCCTCGCGCTGGATCGTGACCGTCATCGTCTCTCCTGGCAGCACGTTGGGTTTCATGGCCAGCGCCAGGTCGTTCACGTTCAGCACCTTCACGCCTTCCAACTCGGCCACCTTGCTCAGGTTGAAGTCGTTCGTCACCACGTCGCAGTT harbors:
- a CDS encoding co-chaperone GroES, with translation MLKPLHDRVIVLPDKEERTKGGILLPETARERPLHGKVMAVGPGKRLENGSLAPMEVKPDDRVLYAKYSGTEIKVRGEEYMILRQDDILGIVD
- the raiA gene encoding ribosome-associated translation inhibitor RaiA; this encodes MEMLLRSVGKPVPNHAREYAGRKLRKIEKFFHKVGAVEFVYDELRGQHSVEFTVDADGYFVRGGDTDTDLHAAIDRAVEKLETQLKRFRGRIIRYHRSKGNKQMPEGFAEFASSPEQAMEEDPIPRIAERRSLNQKPMTPEEAAFQLDLLGQDFLFFRDATTSSASLIYRRSDGNLVLIES
- the ispD gene encoding 2-C-methyl-D-erythritol 4-phosphate cytidylyltransferase, which codes for MYAVLLAGGSGVRFSGTGDKLWTTIRGRPLWLHGALALAEHPAIENMVIVAPGKLVERFSTIAASIPLRSQVVAGGADRQSSCLNGLRALPASVEWVAVHDAARPNLRRELLDRLLAPCDADAVVPAVPLSDTVKRVHNGRVVDTPDRSSLVRVQTPQVARVALLRSALEGANGVFTDEASAIESVGGSVAVVEGDPENLKLTVPADLAALRACMEGTTARVRMGFGYDVHRLVEGKPLVLGGVHLPFEMGLDGHSDADVLTHAVCDALLGAAGMPDIGRLYPNTDERFRGVDSQSLLADVRERLTGEGWVTENIDCTVVAEAPRLANWIGEMCERLAETLRVDPSAVNVKATTNEGLGALGAGLGIAAYAVATIRANREE